One genomic window of Polaromonas sp. SP1 includes the following:
- a CDS encoding prephenate dehydrogenase/arogenate dehydrogenase family protein, which produces MFEQLGLIGCGLMGGSFALALKRAGLVKRVVGYSKSPSTTERARQMGVIDVEAPSALLAVSGADIVLLAVPVSATEATFKAIRHLVGPNTLIMDVGSTKRDVVDAARRVLRDNVGSFVPCHPITGKEVSGVEHADVDLYAGKQVILTPIERTFTVQLQKATDLWTALGCHVLKMSPQAHDAAYAAVSHLPHLIAFALINGITGQEHGRDYMSLAGPGFRDFTRIAASDPKMWRDILIANREELLAQSKIFQETLQSLEQLISTSSGDVLEALIEKASETRATWRISSQKSHK; this is translated from the coding sequence TTTGAACAATTGGGTCTCATTGGATGCGGCCTGATGGGTGGCTCTTTTGCGCTGGCGCTCAAGCGCGCTGGCCTGGTCAAGCGCGTCGTCGGTTACAGCAAATCCCCGTCCACGACCGAGCGTGCGCGCCAGATGGGCGTGATCGACGTGGAGGCGCCCTCGGCATTGCTGGCGGTCTCAGGGGCGGATATCGTGTTGCTCGCCGTGCCGGTGTCGGCCACGGAAGCGACTTTCAAGGCCATCCGGCACCTTGTCGGCCCCAACACGCTGATCATGGATGTGGGCTCGACCAAGCGCGATGTGGTCGATGCCGCGCGGCGTGTTCTGCGCGACAACGTCGGCTCTTTTGTGCCTTGCCACCCCATAACCGGCAAGGAAGTCTCGGGTGTTGAACATGCCGACGTGGACCTGTACGCCGGCAAGCAGGTCATCCTGACGCCGATTGAGCGCACCTTCACCGTCCAGCTTCAAAAAGCCACCGACCTGTGGACGGCCCTCGGCTGCCATGTCCTCAAGATGTCGCCGCAGGCCCATGACGCCGCCTACGCAGCCGTCAGCCACCTCCCCCACCTGATTGCCTTTGCATTGATCAACGGCATCACCGGGCAGGAGCACGGCAGAGACTACATGTCGCTGGCCGGCCCGGGCTTTCGGGACTTCACGCGCATCGCAGCCAGCGACCCGAAGATGTGGCGCGACATCCTGATCGCCAACCGCGAAGAACTGCTGGCGCAGTCGAAAATCTTCCAGGAAACCCTGCAGTCTCTTGAGCAACTGATTTCCACCAGCAGCGGCGACGTCCTGGAAGCGCTGATCGAAAAGGCCAGCGAAACCCGCGCCACCTGGCGGATCTCTTCACAGAAATCGCACAAATAA
- a CDS encoding bifunctional 3-phosphoshikimate 1-carboxyvinyltransferase/cytidylate kinase — translation MFDTEFLDLPPLSRAGGAVRLPGSKSISNRVLLLAALSHGETTVHDLLASDDTAVMLTALRQLGCTVRQDANTAVIAGLGGRPVQTPAKLFMGNAGTAMRPLTAALALLGGEFELSGVPRMHERPIGDLVDALRQLGCAIDYLGNEGFPPLKLRPGQLKLDEPIKVRGDVSSQFLTALLMALPLVASRDIHIDVVGELISRPYIEITLKLLQRFGIDVQRQGWERFTIPAGSQYQSPGDIHVEGDASSASYFIALGAIATPAGGQKHIEILGVGADSIQGDIRFVEAARMMGAQIESTPNSLRISRGSWPLKAIDLDCNHIPDAAMTLAAMALYADGTTTLRNIASWRVKETDRIAAMACELQKLGATVEEGADYLKVTPPDRWKAAAIHTYDDHRIAMCFSLAAFNPAQLPVRILDPKCVAKTFPDYFETLFEVAEAETAHIPVICIDGPTASGKGTLASQAAHRLGYHYLDSGALYRLSAHAASLAGISLDDGAGVAGVARTMPVRFQGDRIFLGADDVSDAIRTEAAGMAASRVSAHPEVRAALLELQHSFRRLPGLVADGRDMGTVIFPAAPLKIFLTASALHRAERRHKQLISKGNSATIAAIQQDLEARDARDSSRKAAPLKPADDARPLDNSYLSIEESVKQVLDWWQGTRPF, via the coding sequence ATGTTCGATACCGAGTTCCTGGATCTTCCGCCACTGAGCAGAGCGGGCGGCGCCGTTCGCCTGCCCGGCTCCAAAAGCATTTCCAACCGCGTCCTGCTGCTGGCGGCCCTGAGCCACGGCGAAACCACCGTCCATGACCTGCTGGCCTCGGACGACACGGCTGTGATGCTGACCGCACTGCGGCAGCTCGGCTGCACTGTCAGGCAGGACGCAAATACGGCCGTGATCGCCGGCCTGGGTGGGCGCCCCGTGCAGACGCCGGCCAAGCTCTTCATGGGCAATGCCGGCACGGCCATGCGCCCGCTGACCGCCGCCCTCGCCCTGCTGGGCGGAGAGTTCGAGCTCTCCGGCGTTCCGCGCATGCACGAAAGGCCCATCGGCGACCTGGTCGATGCGCTCCGCCAGCTGGGCTGCGCCATCGATTACCTGGGCAACGAAGGCTTCCCCCCTCTCAAACTGCGGCCGGGCCAGTTGAAGCTGGATGAGCCCATCAAGGTGCGCGGCGACGTTTCCAGCCAGTTCCTCACGGCCCTGCTGATGGCCTTGCCGCTGGTCGCCAGCCGCGACATCCACATTGACGTGGTGGGCGAGCTGATTTCCCGGCCCTATATCGAAATCACCCTCAAGCTGCTTCAGCGCTTCGGCATCGATGTGCAACGCCAGGGCTGGGAGCGGTTTACGATTCCTGCCGGCAGCCAGTACCAGTCGCCGGGCGACATCCATGTTGAAGGCGACGCCTCATCTGCTAGCTATTTCATAGCACTAGGTGCAATAGCGACGCCGGCTGGAGGCCAAAAACACATAGAAATCCTGGGGGTGGGCGCCGACTCCATCCAGGGCGACATCCGCTTTGTCGAGGCGGCCCGGATGATGGGCGCGCAGATCGAAAGCACGCCGAACTCGCTGCGCATTTCGCGGGGTTCATGGCCGCTCAAGGCCATTGACCTGGACTGCAACCACATCCCCGACGCCGCCATGACGCTGGCCGCCATGGCGCTGTATGCCGACGGCACCACCACCTTGCGCAACATCGCCAGCTGGCGCGTCAAGGAAACCGACCGCATCGCCGCCATGGCCTGCGAGCTGCAAAAACTGGGCGCCACGGTCGAAGAAGGCGCCGACTACCTCAAGGTCACCCCGCCCGACCGGTGGAAGGCCGCGGCCATCCATACCTACGACGACCACCGCATCGCCATGTGCTTTTCGCTGGCCGCCTTCAACCCGGCCCAGTTACCAGTGCGGATTCTTGACCCGAAATGCGTGGCCAAAACCTTCCCGGACTACTTCGAGACATTGTTTGAAGTGGCCGAAGCCGAAACTGCCCATATCCCGGTCATCTGCATCGACGGCCCGACCGCGTCCGGCAAGGGAACGCTGGCGTCCCAGGCGGCGCACCGGCTGGGCTACCACTACCTGGATTCCGGCGCCCTGTACCGGTTGAGCGCCCACGCCGCCTCGCTGGCCGGCATCTCGCTGGACGACGGCGCCGGCGTCGCTGGCGTGGCCCGCACCATGCCGGTGCGTTTTCAGGGCGACCGCATCTTCCTCGGCGCCGACGACGTTTCCGACGCCATTCGCACCGAGGCCGCGGGCATGGCGGCCTCCCGGGTATCGGCCCATCCGGAAGTCCGGGCGGCCCTGCTGGAGCTGCAGCACAGCTTTCGGCGCCTGCCCGGCCTGGTCGCCGACGGCCGGGACATGGGAACTGTCATTTTTCCGGCGGCGCCACTCAAAATCTTCCTGACGGCCAGCGCCCTGCACCGGGCCGAACGCCGGCATAAGCAGTTGATTTCAAAGGGAAATTCGGCTACAATAGCCGCAATTCAGCAAGATTTAGAGGCACGCGATGCCCGCGATTCGTCGCGAAAAGCCGCCCCTTTAAAACCTGCTGATGACGCCCGCCCCCTGGACAACTCCTATTTGTCGATTGAAGAATCGGTAAAGCAGGTGCTTGACTGGTGGCAAGGCACCCGGCCCTTCTGA
- the rpsA gene encoding 30S ribosomal protein S1 translates to MSESFADLFNESLQRSEMRTGEVITAEVVRIDHNHVVVNAGLKSEAYVPLEEFKNDQGELEVQVGDFVSVAIDSVENGYGDTLLSRDKAKRLASWMSLEKALESGEFVTGQTSGKVKGGLTVLVNGIRAFLPGSLIDTRPIKDLSPYENKTMEFKVIKLDRKRNNVVLSRRAVVEASMGEERAKLMETLKEGTAVKGVVKNITEYGAFVDLGGIDGLLHITDMAWRRVRHPSEVVTAGQEIVAKILKFDTEKNRVSLGLKQMGDDPWMGVNRRYPQGTRLFGKITNIADYGAFVELEPGIEGLVHVSEMDWTNKNVAPSKLVALGDEVEVMVLEIDEDKRRISLGMKQCKANPWQEFAQETKRGDRVKGPIKSITDFGVFVGLAAGIDGLVHLSDLSWNEPGEAAVRNYKKGQEVEAIVLAVDVDRERISLGIKQLDSDPFTTFVSINDKGAIVTGKVKTVDAKGAEIDLGEDIIGYLRASEISRDRVEDARNVLKEGDEVSAVVVNVDRKTRNIQLSVKAKDNADQQEAMANLSQQSSRENAGTTSLGALLRAKLDNNEK, encoded by the coding sequence ATGTCTGAATCTTTTGCCGATCTATTTAACGAATCGCTCCAGCGCTCTGAAATGCGCACCGGTGAAGTCATCACCGCTGAAGTCGTTCGTATCGACCACAACCATGTCGTCGTCAACGCCGGACTGAAGTCCGAGGCCTATGTGCCGCTCGAAGAATTCAAGAACGACCAGGGCGAACTCGAAGTCCAGGTCGGAGATTTCGTTTCCGTCGCCATCGACTCCGTCGAAAACGGCTACGGCGACACCCTGCTGTCGCGCGACAAGGCCAAGCGCCTGGCTTCGTGGATGAGCCTGGAAAAAGCCCTGGAATCCGGCGAATTCGTCACCGGTCAGACCAGCGGCAAAGTCAAGGGCGGCCTCACCGTCCTCGTCAACGGCATCCGCGCCTTCCTGCCCGGCTCGCTCATCGACACCCGCCCCATCAAGGACTTGTCTCCGTACGAGAACAAGACCATGGAATTCAAGGTCATCAAGCTCGACCGCAAGCGCAACAACGTGGTTCTGAGCCGCCGCGCCGTTGTCGAAGCATCGATGGGCGAAGAACGCGCCAAGCTGATGGAAACCCTGAAAGAAGGCACTGCCGTCAAGGGCGTCGTCAAGAACATCACCGAATACGGTGCGTTCGTTGACCTCGGCGGCATCGACGGCCTGCTGCACATCACCGACATGGCATGGCGCCGCGTGCGTCACCCAAGCGAAGTGGTGACGGCCGGCCAGGAAATCGTTGCCAAGATCCTGAAGTTCGACACCGAAAAGAACCGTGTCTCGCTGGGTCTGAAGCAAATGGGCGACGACCCATGGATGGGCGTGAACCGCCGCTACCCGCAAGGCACGCGCCTGTTCGGCAAGATCACCAACATCGCCGACTACGGCGCGTTTGTGGAACTCGAACCCGGCATCGAAGGTCTGGTCCACGTGTCCGAAATGGACTGGACCAACAAGAACGTGGCCCCGAGCAAGCTCGTGGCGCTGGGCGACGAAGTCGAAGTCATGGTCCTCGAGATCGACGAAGACAAGCGCCGCATCAGCCTGGGCATGAAGCAGTGCAAGGCCAACCCATGGCAAGAGTTCGCACAGGAAACCAAGCGCGGCGACCGCGTCAAGGGCCCGATCAAGTCGATCACCGACTTCGGCGTCTTTGTGGGCCTGGCTGCCGGTATCGACGGCCTGGTGCACCTGTCCGACCTCTCGTGGAACGAACCCGGCGAAGCCGCAGTCCGTAACTACAAAAAGGGCCAGGAAGTCGAAGCGATCGTGCTGGCTGTCGACGTCGACCGCGAGCGCATCTCCCTGGGCATCAAGCAGCTGGATTCCGATCCGTTCACCACGTTCGTGTCGATCAACGACAAGGGCGCGATCGTGACCGGCAAGGTCAAGACTGTTGACGCCAAGGGCGCCGAGATCGACCTGGGCGAAGACATCATTGGCTACCTGCGCGCCAGCGAAATCAGCCGTGACCGCGTTGAAGACGCGCGCAACGTGCTGAAAGAAGGCGACGAAGTGTCCGCAGTCGTGGTGAACGTGGATCGCAAGACCCGCAACATCCAGCTGTCGGTCAAGGCCAAGGACAACGCTGACCAGCAGGAAGCCATGGCTAACCTGAGCCAGCAGTCCTCGCGTGAAAACGCCGGCACGACCAGCCTGGGCGCACTGCTGCGCGCCAAGCTGGACAACAACGAGAAGTAA
- a CDS encoding integration host factor subunit beta: protein MTRSDLVEELAARFSQLTHRDAEYAVKTILDAMSDALVRGHRIEIRGFGSFSINRRPPRMGRNPRSGESVAIPEKRVPHFKPGKALREAVDARTQELLAVTEPK, encoded by the coding sequence ATGACCCGAAGCGACCTTGTTGAAGAACTGGCGGCCCGATTCAGCCAGCTGACACACCGCGACGCCGAATATGCCGTCAAGACGATTCTTGACGCCATGAGCGACGCGCTGGTGCGCGGCCACCGGATTGAAATCAGGGGTTTCGGCAGCTTCTCCATCAACCGCCGCCCGCCCCGCATGGGGCGCAACCCGCGGTCCGGCGAAAGCGTGGCCATCCCGGAAAAACGGGTGCCGCATTTCAAGCCCGGAAAAGCATTGCGCGAAGCCGTCGATGCCCGGACCCAAGAGTTGCTGGCGGTCACCGAACCCAAGTAA
- a CDS encoding lipopolysaccharide assembly LapA domain-containing protein — MKYLMWLLKAAIFFTLFAFALNNQQTVSVYFFFGTMWQAPLVLVVLAAFACGLALGIFVMMPRWWKKRKAAKHASGGPHTVTDDPSTLHHGI, encoded by the coding sequence GTGAAATACCTCATGTGGCTGCTCAAGGCAGCCATTTTTTTTACCCTGTTTGCTTTTGCACTGAATAACCAGCAGACGGTTTCGGTGTATTTCTTTTTTGGCACCATGTGGCAGGCGCCTTTGGTGCTCGTTGTTCTGGCGGCCTTCGCCTGCGGGCTGGCGCTCGGCATCTTTGTGATGATGCCGCGCTGGTGGAAGAAACGCAAAGCCGCCAAACACGCATCCGGCGGCCCCCATACCGTGACCGACGACCCCTCTACGCTCCACCATGGAATTTGA
- the lapB gene encoding lipopolysaccharide assembly protein LapB: MEFDFTWVLLGFPIAFTLGWLASRLDLRQLRIENRQAPKAYFKGLNFLLNEQQDQAIDAFIEAVQNDPDTSELHFALGNLFRRRGEYERAVRVHEHLMSRGDLTQPERDRAQHALALDFLKAGLLDRAEIALRKLEGTPFEEEARLALLSIYERSRDWANATEIAARLGTSSHGSFSTRQAHYLCEQAGASIASGDTGKALSDLREAVAMAPAAARPLIDLAKLQNQLGRSEDALKTLLKLEELAPQGLPLAAGLLANIAQVSGQKAAALELLKTSYANMPSIDVVEAIVKLEEDPASARQWYARHMERQASLVAAGKWIDGEKLQDEHHHTLVQRALGQATKPLMRYRCAACGFEATQHFWHCPGCQAWDSYPTRRIEEL, from the coding sequence ATGGAATTTGATTTCACCTGGGTCCTGCTTGGTTTCCCGATTGCTTTCACGCTGGGCTGGCTCGCTTCGAGGCTGGACTTGCGGCAACTGCGCATCGAAAACCGCCAGGCGCCCAAGGCCTATTTCAAAGGCCTGAATTTCCTGCTCAACGAGCAGCAGGACCAGGCCATCGATGCCTTTATCGAAGCCGTACAAAACGATCCCGACACCTCCGAGTTGCATTTCGCCCTGGGCAACCTGTTTCGCCGCCGCGGTGAATACGAGCGCGCCGTGCGTGTGCACGAGCACCTGATGTCGCGCGGCGACCTCACGCAGCCCGAGCGCGACCGCGCGCAGCACGCACTGGCGCTGGACTTCCTCAAGGCCGGCTTGCTGGACCGCGCCGAGATCGCCTTGCGCAAGCTGGAAGGCACGCCGTTTGAAGAAGAGGCGCGGCTGGCGCTGCTGTCCATTTACGAACGCTCGCGCGACTGGGCCAACGCCACCGAAATCGCCGCAAGGCTGGGCACCTCCAGCCACGGCAGCTTCAGCACCCGCCAGGCACATTACCTGTGCGAACAGGCCGGCGCCTCCATCGCATCGGGCGACACCGGCAAGGCGCTCAGCGACCTGCGCGAAGCCGTCGCCATGGCGCCCGCCGCGGCGCGACCTCTGATTGACCTGGCCAAGCTGCAAAACCAGCTCGGCCGGTCTGAAGACGCCTTGAAGACACTGCTCAAGCTGGAAGAGCTTGCACCCCAGGGTTTGCCGCTGGCCGCAGGCTTGCTGGCCAACATCGCGCAGGTCAGCGGCCAAAAGGCGGCTGCCCTCGAGCTGCTGAAAACCAGCTACGCCAACATGCCGTCCATCGACGTGGTCGAGGCCATTGTCAAACTCGAGGAAGACCCCGCATCCGCACGCCAGTGGTATGCCAGGCATATGGAGCGCCAGGCGTCTTTGGTGGCCGCCGGCAAGTGGATAGACGGCGAAAAGCTGCAGGACGAGCACCACCACACGCTGGTGCAACGCGCGCTGGGCCAGGCGACCAAACCCCTGATGCGTTACCGCTGTGCGGCTTGCGGTTTTGAGGCCACCCAGCATTTCTGGCACTGCCCGGGCTGCCAGGCCTGGGACAGCTACCCGACGCGCCGAATCGAAGAGTTGTAA
- the rfaE1 gene encoding D-glycero-beta-D-manno-heptose-7-phosphate kinase, with protein sequence MTTAAKLSPEQIGKARVLVVGDAMLDRYWYGAVDRISPEAPVPVVRVTRTEERIGAAANVAYNIVTLGAQASLLTVVGDDEASHQLEALVAKTGIAPYFGRDAQLKTTVKLRVIGRQQQLIRLDFENTPENEVLASQSATFEKLHLQHDAVLFSDYGKGGLAHIVLMIAQARAAGKVVLVDPKGSDYARYKNASVITPNRAELEHVIGTWSSEAELRTKAHNLRTSLNLDALLLTRSEEGMTLFDADGELNVPAVAREVFDVTGAGDTVIATLAAMTATGMSLRDAVPIANRAGGIVVGKFGTATVNYGELFAAH encoded by the coding sequence ATGACAACAGCAGCAAAACTATCCCCTGAACAAATCGGTAAGGCCCGCGTCCTGGTCGTCGGTGACGCCATGCTGGACCGCTACTGGTACGGCGCGGTGGACCGGATATCTCCCGAGGCGCCTGTGCCTGTGGTGCGCGTGACGCGAACCGAAGAGCGCATAGGGGCAGCGGCCAACGTGGCCTACAACATCGTCACCTTGGGCGCACAAGCCTCTTTGCTGACCGTGGTGGGCGACGATGAAGCCAGCCACCAGCTGGAAGCGCTGGTCGCCAAGACCGGCATCGCGCCTTACTTCGGCCGCGATGCACAACTCAAGACGACCGTGAAACTGCGCGTCATCGGCCGCCAGCAGCAGCTCATCCGCCTCGATTTTGAAAACACGCCTGAAAACGAAGTGCTGGCTTCCCAGTCCGCCACCTTCGAGAAGCTGCACCTGCAGCATGACGCGGTGCTGTTCTCCGACTACGGCAAGGGCGGCCTGGCGCACATCGTGTTGATGATCGCCCAGGCGCGCGCCGCGGGCAAAGTCGTGCTGGTAGACCCGAAAGGCTCCGACTACGCGCGCTACAAAAACGCCAGCGTCATCACGCCCAACCGTGCCGAGCTCGAACACGTGATCGGCACCTGGAGCAGCGAAGCCGAGCTGCGCACCAAGGCCCACAACCTGCGTACCTCGCTCAACCTCGACGCCTTGCTGCTGACGCGCAGCGAAGAAGGCATGACGCTGTTTGACGCGGATGGCGAGCTGAATGTGCCCGCCGTCGCGCGTGAAGTGTTTGATGTCACCGGTGCGGGCGACACCGTGATCGCCACCCTCGCCGCCATGACCGCCACCGGCATGAGCCTGCGCGACGCCGTGCCCATCGCCAACCGCGCCGGCGGCATTGTGGTGGGCAAGTTCGGTACCGCCACCGTGAACTACGGCGAGCTGTTCGCCGCGCACTGA
- the rfaD gene encoding ADP-glyceromanno-heptose 6-epimerase codes for MKIVVTGAAGFIGSNIIKGLNARGIDDIIAVDDLTHGDKFRNLADLQIADYVDADDFYDLFAEGAYGQVEAVFHEGACSDTMELDGKYMMDNNYTLSCELFHACQDQGTRLIYASSAATYGGSDTFRESPEFEKPLNVYGYSKLLFDQRLRRELGAKFEGTATQVAGFRYFNVYGPREQHKGRMASVAFHQFNQFQAEGKVKLFGEYGGYGPGGQMRDFVFIDDVVAVNLWFLDHPEKSGIFNLGTGKAQPFNDVAIAVVNTLRKGQNAAALSLEDAARGGLIDYIDFPPALVGKYQSYTQADLGALRAAGCDHAFADVQTGVTAYMQWLNATKG; via the coding sequence ATGAAAATCGTAGTCACCGGCGCGGCCGGCTTCATCGGCAGCAACATCATCAAGGGTCTCAACGCCCGCGGCATCGACGACATCATCGCCGTCGACGACCTGACCCACGGCGACAAATTCCGCAACCTGGCCGACCTGCAGATTGCCGACTATGTCGACGCCGACGACTTCTACGACCTCTTTGCCGAAGGCGCTTACGGCCAGGTCGAGGCCGTCTTCCACGAGGGTGCCTGCAGCGACACCATGGAGCTTGACGGCAAGTACATGATGGACAACAACTACACGCTGTCGTGCGAGCTGTTCCATGCCTGCCAGGACCAGGGCACACGCCTGATCTATGCGTCTTCCGCGGCGACTTACGGCGGCTCGGACACTTTCCGTGAATCCCCCGAGTTCGAAAAACCGCTGAACGTCTACGGCTACTCCAAGCTGCTGTTTGACCAGCGCCTGCGCCGTGAACTCGGCGCCAAATTTGAAGGCACCGCCACGCAGGTGGCCGGCTTCAGGTACTTCAATGTCTATGGCCCGCGTGAGCAGCACAAGGGCCGCATGGCCAGCGTCGCCTTCCACCAGTTCAACCAGTTCCAGGCCGAAGGCAAGGTCAAGCTGTTTGGCGAATACGGCGGCTACGGCCCCGGCGGCCAGATGCGCGACTTCGTCTTCATCGACGATGTGGTTGCCGTGAACCTCTGGTTCCTCGACCACCCAGAGAAGTCCGGCATCTTCAACCTCGGCACCGGCAAGGCGCAGCCTTTCAACGACGTGGCCATCGCCGTCGTGAACACCTTGCGCAAGGGCCAGAACGCCGCGGCCCTGAGCCTGGAAGACGCCGCGCGCGGCGGGCTGATCGACTACATCGACTTCCCGCCTGCACTGGTGGGCAAATACCAGAGCTACACCCAGGCCGACCTCGGCGCCTTGCGCGCTGCGGGTTGCGACCATGCCTTTGCCGATGTGCAAACGGGTGTGACTGCTTACATGCAGTGGTTGAACGCCACCAAGGGCTGA
- a CDS encoding helix-hairpin-helix domain-containing protein, translated as MFKKLLAFIAAMYMAASFAAVDVNKATAAELDGIKGIGPAISGKILEERKRGGNFKDWDNLIERVNNVGEGNAAKFSAQGMTVDGSSFVATKPPAKKKKEKPAARAEEKKAQAKPAAPTATATPAVAKPAASAARK; from the coding sequence ATGTTTAAAAAATTGCTGGCCTTTATTGCGGCCATGTACATGGCGGCGTCGTTTGCCGCTGTCGACGTCAACAAGGCCACGGCCGCCGAGCTGGACGGCATCAAGGGCATCGGCCCCGCCATCTCCGGCAAGATCCTTGAAGAACGCAAAAGGGGTGGCAACTTCAAGGACTGGGACAATTTGATTGAGCGCGTCAACAATGTCGGGGAAGGCAATGCCGCCAAGTTCTCCGCCCAGGGCATGACAGTCGACGGCTCCAGTTTCGTCGCCACAAAGCCGCCAGCCAAAAAGAAAAAAGAGAAACCTGCTGCCAGGGCAGAAGAGAAAAAAGCCCAAGCCAAACCAGCCGCCCCAACGGCAACGGCCACTCCAGCAGTTGCCAAACCCGCTGCCAGCGCAGCCAGGAAGTAA
- a CDS encoding DinB family protein — protein sequence MADGFSGNYRFLARYNRWMNGKLYEASEALTDEARKQDRGAFFGSLHHTLNHLVVADQVWLKRFAKCGADNGMPFPSLGADVLDLPDAYTLDMVLFEDWSGLKTKRERLDAAIEQWTADMPEAYPQLTMRYGNSKGVQREHAAWMAITHFFNHQTHHRGQVTTLITQAGGTVGVTDLIALV from the coding sequence ATGGCCGACGGGTTTTCAGGCAATTACCGCTTTCTGGCCCGCTACAACCGCTGGATGAACGGCAAGCTGTATGAAGCGAGTGAGGCCTTGACGGACGAGGCCCGCAAGCAGGATCGCGGTGCGTTTTTCGGCTCCCTGCATCACACGCTCAACCACCTGGTGGTGGCAGACCAGGTCTGGCTCAAACGCTTTGCGAAGTGCGGCGCCGACAATGGCATGCCCTTCCCGTCGCTGGGCGCCGATGTTCTGGACTTGCCCGATGCCTACACGCTGGACATGGTGCTGTTTGAGGATTGGTCCGGCTTGAAAACCAAGCGGGAGCGGCTTGACGCCGCGATCGAGCAGTGGACGGCGGACATGCCCGAGGCCTATCCGCAGCTCACCATGCGCTACGGCAATTCAAAAGGGGTGCAGCGCGAACATGCGGCCTGGATGGCGATCACCCATTTCTTTAACCACCAGACCCATCACCGGGGCCAGGTGACCACGCTGATCACGCAGGCGGGCGGCACGGTGGGTGTGACGGACCTCATCGCACTGGTTTGA
- a CDS encoding AraC family transcriptional regulator codes for MKERLFLRLAGDATCGPETTVPAGTLKSFPVAGSMRGHVSQILSYRETLPQGQTLTERVLPDGAVRLMFDFAEVPSAGASAGPAMRVAGASAAPTVLQLGGRLEGVSLALRPGAAAAVLGMPAGAIENSAVSLDALWGQDACALIEQMASTQDDAARVALLTAALQRRISGEATLNQQRASHAAHLVSHAAGRLPLRQVAEAVNVGERRLQQLFFEHIGMSFRAWARLSRLHTCLRLIRRQQGPAWADVAVEAGFYDQAHLANEFRALCGLSPTAFVQHGIAQSSKTSH; via the coding sequence ATGAAAGAACGCCTCTTTCTGCGCCTTGCCGGCGACGCCACCTGCGGCCCGGAGACCACCGTGCCCGCCGGCACGCTCAAAAGTTTCCCGGTCGCCGGATCCATGCGCGGCCATGTTTCACAAATCCTGTCTTACCGCGAAACACTGCCGCAAGGGCAAACGCTGACGGAGCGCGTTCTTCCGGATGGCGCCGTGCGCCTGATGTTTGATTTTGCCGAGGTGCCATCCGCTGGTGCCTCCGCAGGCCCGGCTATGCGTGTGGCGGGCGCTTCGGCAGCGCCCACCGTGCTGCAGCTGGGCGGCCGGCTGGAGGGCGTGTCGCTGGCTTTGCGCCCTGGCGCCGCTGCCGCGGTGCTGGGCATGCCCGCCGGGGCAATCGAGAACAGCGCCGTATCGCTGGACGCACTGTGGGGCCAGGACGCTTGCGCGTTGATCGAACAGATGGCGAGCACCCAGGACGATGCCGCGCGGGTCGCGCTTTTGACGGCCGCGCTGCAACGGCGGATTTCCGGCGAGGCCACACTCAACCAGCAAAGAGCAAGCCACGCCGCGCACCTGGTGTCACACGCCGCGGGACGCCTGCCGCTTCGTCAGGTGGCGGAGGCGGTCAACGTCGGTGAACGCCGGCTGCAGCAACTGTTTTTTGAGCATATCGGCATGTCATTTCGCGCCTGGGCCCGGCTCTCGCGCCTGCACACCTGCTTGCGCCTGATCCGCCGGCAACAGGGCCCGGCGTGGGCCGACGTGGCAGTGGAAGCCGGCTTTTACGACCAGGCGCACCTGGCCAACGAATTCCGCGCCCTGTGCGGGCTCTCGCCCACCGCTTTTGTGCAGCACGGCATTGCGCAATCTTCCAAGACAAGCCACTGA